The following proteins are co-located in the Hydrogenophaga sp. RAC07 genome:
- a CDS encoding VanZ family protein yields MKARSSAWPLAFVFAGMVVYASLYPFTGWRDQGVVPLAFLQAPLPQYWTGFDIAANLVGYAPLGFLLALALRRSDQGRGTWLVAWGLPVLLSLLVETLQSYLPMRVPSNVDLALNAVGAALGVMLALLIERLGALRRWSQIRANWFEPSAHGGLVLLALWPFALLYPQPVPFGLGQVWDRVESGLTTLLTDTPFLAWVPVRETEPAPLSLLTEAFCIGLCVLAPLLMGYAEMRSRVRRLVFCGLLVGGAVAVAGLSAALTYGPDHAWAWLTPQAQLGLVLALVLGVLCVVMPRRLCNVVMLLCLAVSLSLLNDAPLSPYFAQSLEVWEQGRFIRFHGLSQWLGWLWPFAALVFGLLSVSRPSTAPTGTT; encoded by the coding sequence TTGAAAGCACGCTCCTCCGCCTGGCCGCTGGCGTTCGTGTTCGCCGGCATGGTGGTGTATGCCAGCCTGTACCCGTTCACTGGCTGGCGCGATCAGGGCGTGGTCCCGCTGGCCTTCCTGCAGGCGCCGCTGCCCCAGTACTGGACCGGCTTTGACATCGCCGCCAACCTGGTGGGCTACGCGCCGCTGGGTTTTTTGCTGGCGCTTGCCCTGCGGCGGTCGGATCAGGGACGCGGGACCTGGCTCGTGGCTTGGGGCCTTCCGGTGTTGCTGTCGCTGCTGGTGGAGACCTTGCAGAGCTACCTCCCCATGCGTGTGCCGTCCAATGTGGACTTGGCACTGAACGCTGTCGGCGCTGCGCTCGGGGTCATGTTGGCGTTGCTGATCGAGCGGCTGGGCGCCTTGCGCCGCTGGAGCCAGATCCGGGCGAACTGGTTCGAACCCTCGGCCCATGGCGGGCTGGTGCTGTTGGCGCTGTGGCCGTTTGCATTGCTGTATCCCCAACCCGTCCCGTTTGGCTTGGGGCAGGTCTGGGACCGTGTGGAATCCGGTCTGACCACGCTGTTGACGGACACGCCGTTTCTGGCCTGGGTGCCTGTTCGCGAGACGGAGCCGGCACCCTTGAGCCTGCTGACCGAGGCCTTCTGCATCGGCCTGTGTGTGCTGGCTCCCTTGCTCATGGGCTATGCCGAGATGCGCTCGCGGGTACGTCGGCTGGTGTTTTGTGGCTTGCTCGTCGGCGGCGCCGTGGCGGTGGCGGGCTTGTCGGCCGCACTGACCTACGGTCCTGACCACGCCTGGGCCTGGCTCACGCCCCAGGCGCAACTCGGACTGGTCCTGGCCCTGGTCTTGGGAGTGCTTTGTGTGGTCATGCCGCGCCGGCTGTGCAATGTGGTCATGCTGCTGTGCTTGGCGGTGTCGCTGAGCCTGCTCAATGACGCGCCGCTCAGCCCCTATTTCGCCCAATCACTGGAGGTCTGGGAGCAAGGCCGTTTCATCCGTTTCCACGGTCTGTCCCAATGGTTGGGCTGGTTGTGGCCCTTTGCCGCGCTCGTCTTTGGCCTGCTGTCGGTGTCCCGCCCAAGCACTGCGCCCACAGGCACCACCTAA
- a CDS encoding (2Fe-2S) ferredoxin domain-containing protein, which translates to MADNKSYYERHIFFCLNQRDNGEASCAQHKAQAAFDRCKSQAKAQGLLGAGKVRVNKAGCLDRCAGGPIAVVYPEAVWYTYVDEQDIDEIVQSHLRDGVVVQRLVTPSDVGR; encoded by the coding sequence ATGGCCGACAACAAGTCTTATTACGAACGTCACATCTTCTTTTGCCTCAACCAGCGGGACAACGGAGAAGCCTCTTGTGCACAGCACAAGGCGCAAGCCGCGTTCGATCGGTGCAAGTCGCAAGCCAAGGCACAGGGGCTGCTCGGCGCAGGCAAGGTGCGAGTGAACAAGGCGGGATGCCTCGACCGCTGCGCGGGCGGGCCGATCGCCGTGGTCTACCCGGAGGCGGTTTGGTACACCTATGTGGACGAACAGGACATCGACGAGATCGTCCAATCCCACCTGCGCGATGGTGTCGTGGTGCAGCGTCTGGTAACGCCCTCCGATGTGGGGCGCTGA
- a CDS encoding alpha/beta hydrolase, with amino-acid sequence MNAQTEMLTMAGPAGLIELAIDRPETAPRGSAVIAHPHPLHGGTLTNKVVQTLARACVLSGWTAVRFNFRGVGASEGVYDEGRGELDDLLAVVAAQASEGPLCLAGFSFGAFVTSHAAARLHTSRDIQRLVLIGTAASRFEVAAVPAELHTRTLVVHGEQDDTVPLPSVMDWARPQVLPVTVVPGGGHFFHGQLPMLRELVLRHLRA; translated from the coding sequence ATGAATGCCCAGACCGAAATGCTGACCATGGCGGGCCCTGCGGGCCTGATCGAGTTGGCCATCGACCGCCCCGAAACTGCGCCCCGGGGCTCGGCGGTCATTGCACATCCCCATCCCCTGCACGGCGGCACACTCACCAACAAGGTGGTGCAGACGCTGGCGCGGGCCTGCGTCTTGTCCGGCTGGACCGCCGTCCGTTTCAATTTCAGGGGTGTGGGCGCCAGCGAGGGGGTGTACGACGAAGGGCGCGGCGAACTCGACGACTTGCTGGCCGTGGTTGCAGCCCAGGCCAGCGAAGGCCCGCTGTGCCTCGCCGGCTTTTCTTTCGGTGCTTTCGTCACCAGCCACGCAGCCGCTCGCCTGCACACATCGCGCGACATCCAGCGTCTCGTGTTGATCGGCACGGCGGCCAGTCGTTTTGAAGTCGCTGCCGTGCCCGCGGAACTCCACACCAGAACCCTGGTCGTTCATGGTGAGCAGGACGATACTGTTCCCCTGCCCAGCGTGATGGACTGGGCCCGACCCCAGGTGCTGCCCGTGACGGTGGTGCCGGGCGGTGGTCATTTCTTTCATGGCCAGCTTCCGATGTTGCGTGAGCTGGTGCTGCGCCACCTGCGAGCCTGA
- a CDS encoding D-alanyl-D-alanine carboxypeptidase family protein, producing the protein MLRRFSSFLVSAFLLAGSVLPASAQMPQPPDVAAKAYLLMDVTSGQVLASMNPDQSVEPASLTKLMTAYIVFDALKAGKISLTQTFGVSERAWKMPGSRMFIDPKMQVPVEDLIKGMIVQSGNDATVALAEGVAGSVERFVELMNVQAKSLGMKSTGYRNTEGLTEAGHTTTARDLSILANRLMTDFPQYVPYYSIQRYRYPGTPATNDTNRNLLLFRDPSVDGLKTGHTNAAGYCLVATARRQVAGLGEGAQGQRRLISVLLGATSENARAAETQKLLNWGYTAFDAVRLFPAGQPVATPRIWKGKAEQVKLGRAEGVVVSVPAGEGARLKTEVLRPDPLVAPLNRGEALGTLRVTMASGATVAEIPLVVMETVEESGVFGRAWDAIRLWIQ; encoded by the coding sequence TTGTTGCGTCGTTTTTCTTCTTTTCTTGTTTCCGCCTTTCTGCTCGCCGGCTCGGTGTTGCCCGCATCGGCCCAGATGCCCCAGCCCCCCGATGTGGCGGCCAAGGCCTACCTGTTGATGGACGTCACGTCCGGTCAGGTGCTGGCCTCGATGAACCCGGACCAGTCGGTGGAGCCCGCATCCTTGACCAAGCTGATGACGGCCTACATCGTTTTTGACGCCCTCAAGGCCGGCAAGATCAGCCTCACGCAGACGTTTGGCGTGAGTGAGCGAGCCTGGAAAATGCCCGGTTCGCGCATGTTCATCGACCCCAAGATGCAGGTGCCGGTGGAAGACCTGATCAAGGGCATGATCGTGCAGTCGGGCAACGACGCCACCGTGGCGCTCGCCGAGGGCGTGGCGGGTTCTGTGGAGCGTTTCGTGGAACTCATGAACGTGCAGGCCAAGTCGCTGGGCATGAAATCGACCGGCTACCGCAACACAGAAGGTCTGACCGAAGCCGGGCACACCACCACCGCACGCGACCTGTCCATCCTGGCCAATCGCCTGATGACGGACTTCCCGCAGTACGTGCCGTACTACTCGATCCAGCGCTACCGCTACCCCGGCACGCCGGCAACCAACGACACCAACCGCAACCTGCTGCTGTTTCGCGACCCCAGCGTGGACGGCCTGAAGACCGGGCACACGAACGCTGCCGGCTACTGCCTGGTGGCCACGGCGCGCCGTCAGGTGGCCGGTTTGGGAGAAGGAGCACAGGGCCAGCGGCGCCTGATCAGCGTCTTGCTGGGTGCCACCAGCGAAAACGCCCGGGCCGCCGAGACCCAGAAGCTGTTGAACTGGGGCTACACCGCGTTTGACGCCGTACGCCTGTTCCCCGCCGGTCAGCCGGTGGCCACACCCCGCATCTGGAAGGGCAAGGCCGAGCAGGTCAAGCTGGGCCGCGCCGAGGGTGTGGTGGTGTCGGTGCCTGCGGGTGAAGGCGCTCGCCTGAAAACCGAGGTGCTGCGCCCCGATCCGCTGGTCGCTCCGCTCAACCGCGGTGAAGCGCTCGGCACGCTGCGCGTGACCATGGCCAGCGGCGCTACCGTGGCCGAGATCCCACTCGTCGTCATGGAAACCGTGGAAGAAAGCGGCGTCTTCGGCCGCGCCTGGGACGCCATCCGTCTCTGGATTCAGTAA
- the rpsL gene encoding 30S ribosomal protein S12, with protein sequence MPTINQLVRHGREVEKTKSKSPAMENSPQRRGVCTRVYTTTPKKPNSALRKVAKVRLTNGFEVISYIGGEGHNLQEHSVVLVRGGRVKDLPGVRYHIVRGSLDLQGVKDRKQSRSKYGAKKPKVK encoded by the coding sequence ATGCCAACCATCAATCAACTCGTGCGCCACGGCCGGGAGGTCGAAAAGACCAAATCCAAGAGCCCGGCCATGGAAAACTCTCCGCAGCGTCGCGGTGTGTGCACCCGTGTGTACACCACGACCCCCAAGAAGCCCAACTCCGCTCTGCGTAAAGTCGCCAAAGTGCGCCTGACCAACGGTTTTGAGGTGATTTCCTACATCGGCGGCGAAGGCCACAACCTCCAGGAACACAGCGTCGTGCTGGTTCGCGGTGGTCGTGTCAAGGACTTGCCTGGTGTGCGTTATCACATCGTGCGTGGATCGCTCGATTTGCAAGGCGTGAAAGACCGCAAGCAGTCGCGCTCCAAGTACGGCGCGAAGAAGCCCAAAGTCAAGTAA